GCAGAAGGGAAGGGATGCCTATATCCTTTATGGCTAACGAGTCTATCTGAGACATTTCCAAAGCCTTCAGGATTCTCATGTTATAATTTTAAGCACTATGTTTCAGGGTTCAATGGTGGCACTTATAACACCCTTTAAAGACGGTGAGGTGGATTACGCTTCTCTGGACCAGCTTATAGAGTTTCACATAAACAATCATACAGATGCCTTGGTGGTGTGCGGTACCACGGGCGAGTCTGCAACCCTTACTTTTGAAGAGCACGAAAAGGTGGTTGAGTATGTAGTCAAAAAAGCCGGTGGAAGGATAAAGGTGATAGCAGGAACGGGAGCTAACGCCACCCACGAAGCTATAGAGCTTACCACTCATGCAAAGCGCGTGGGAGCCGATGCATGCCTTTCGGTGGTTCCTTACTACAACAAACCTACGCAGGAAGGCATATACAGACACTTTAAGACAATAGCGGATGAGGTGGACATTCCCATCATCATATACAACATACCTTCCAGAACGGGTGTAGAGATAGCTCCCGAGACCATATACAGGCTGGCAAAAGACTGTCCTAACATAGTAGGCTCCAAGGAATCCACTCCCAACATGGACAGGATATCCGAGCTGATAAAACTTCTGGGAGATAACTTTACGATACTTTCCGGTGATGATTCTCTCACCCTTCCTATGATGGCACTGGGTGCCAAAGGGGTTATATCAGTAGCCAACAACATAATGCCAAGAGAAGTAAAAAATATGGTGGATTACGCACTAAGAGGGGATTTTAAGAAGGCAATGGAGCTTCACTACTACCTTTTTGACCTCTTTAAGATACTCTTTATAGAAACAAATCCCATTCCCGTAAAAACCGCCTGCTGGGCACTGGGTATGTGCGAAAAGGAGTTTAGGCTACCACTCTGTGAGATGAAACCAGAAAATGAGAGAAAGCTTATAGAAACCCTCAAAAAATACAACCTTCCCGTTGTGAGGGAGTAAAATGTTAAAGCTATTACTCTTCTTAAACTCCTTTTACCTGGGTTTGGGAACCTTTTTCAGTTTTTATGTGGCACCCACCCTCTTTAGAGTACTGGAAAAAGAGCAGGCAGGCAGAGTTGTAGAGAAGGTCTTCCCCGCCTACTTTGGGGTCGGATTAGTGATAGCCTTAGTATCTTTGGTTTTAAGCCTTAAGCTTGGCAGGTGGTTGGCACTTTTGGCGCTTATCAATCTTTTGGTGCTTGCCTTTCAGGAGTTTTACGTTCTTCCCCTGTCGCATCAGCTCAAGCTTATAGACTATCAAGCTTTTATGAGGTGGCACGGCATATCAATGGTTCTTAATGTCCTGAGCCT
The DNA window shown above is from Hydrogenobacter thermophilus TK-6 and carries:
- the dapA gene encoding 4-hydroxy-tetrahydrodipicolinate synthase → MFQGSMVALITPFKDGEVDYASLDQLIEFHINNHTDALVVCGTTGESATLTFEEHEKVVEYVVKKAGGRIKVIAGTGANATHEAIELTTHAKRVGADACLSVVPYYNKPTQEGIYRHFKTIADEVDIPIIIYNIPSRTGVEIAPETIYRLAKDCPNIVGSKESTPNMDRISELIKLLGDNFTILSGDDSLTLPMMALGAKGVISVANNIMPREVKNMVDYALRGDFKKAMELHYYLFDLFKILFIETNPIPVKTACWALGMCEKEFRLPLCEMKPENERKLIETLKKYNLPVVRE
- a CDS encoding DUF4149 domain-containing protein, with product MLKLLLFLNSFYLGLGTFFSFYVAPTLFRVLEKEQAGRVVEKVFPAYFGVGLVIALVSLVLSLKLGRWLALLALINLLVLAFQEFYVLPLSHQLKLIDYQAFMRWHGISMVLNVLSLLLVFVFCLLLLKR